The DNA sequence CACGCCGGCGATGTCGGCAGCCACCGCCGAGATGGCGGAAAGCTCGCCGTACCAGGCACGGTCGACGGGCTCGCCGGACAACGCGAATGACGCCACGGCGCGGGCTACGAAGTCCTCACCCGCCTCGCCTGTGCAGCCACCGTCGGCCGCGATCTGGCGGGCCTGGGCGATCAGCGCCGGGTCGAACAGCTGGCGCCGATCCAGGAACGTCGTGACGCGCCCGGCGAGGTCCTCGTCGAAGAACCGGGCATCTCGGGTGGCCAGCATGGAGGTGAACACCCGAAACGGGTTGCGGCTCAGTTCTTTCGAATCCACCGGGCGAAAAACCGTGGATACCACGGGAACCGGTGAAGCGGCCTCGCGCAGGTCGTAGAAGCCCACCGGGTACATACCGAACGCCGCGAACAGGTCTGCGACAGCGGTCAATTCGGCGGGGCTGCCGACCCGGATCGCGCCGTGGCGTTCGGCGGTGACCCGCTGCAGGGAGCCCAGGCGTTCAGCCTCGGCGTGGGCGGCGACGTAGTCGCGGTTGACGGCTTCGCTGACCTCCACCAGCGTGGTGTAGGCGGGCACTTCGGCGCCGTACATCGCCGACAGCGCGGCGGCGAACCGGGCACGCAACTGCCAGCAGTCGAGGTCGGGTGCGCTCATCGGAGACCTCCGGTCAGATAGTGTGCGGCCATGGCGGACATCGCGGAGCCGGCGCACGGCCTTGACGACATCGACCGCACGCTGGTTCGCGAACTCGTCGCCGACGGCAGGGCCACGCTGGCACACCTGGCCGCCACCACAGGGCTGTCGGTGTCGGCGGTGCAATCCCGGGTGCGGCGGCTGGAAGCGCGGGGCGTGGTGGCCGGGTACAGCGCACGGGTGGACCCCGAAGCGTTCGGGCAGATGCTCTCGGCGTTCGTCGCGATCACCCCTCTCGATCCTTCTCAACCTGATGATGCGCCCGCCCGTCTGGAGCACATCGCCGAAATCGAGGCGTGCTACTCGGTGGCGGGCGAGGAGAGCTATGTCTTGTTCGTGCGCGTCCAGTCACCGCGGGACCTGGAAACGCTGCTGCAGCAGATCCGCACCGCCGCGAACGTGCGCACACGAAGCACGATCATTTTAAACACATTTTACAGCGATCGGGTATTTCTACCGTAAAAATTACGATAGGATCGCCTAATGACGGAACTCTTATCGCGTGATGACCTGGTATCGCCGGTATCTGTGCACGCCGTGCTGGCGCGGAGCATCTTGGCCGATGGCCTGGATCTGGTGCTCGATCTGGACCGCTCGGCGGGCGCGCATCTGGTCGATGCCCGCGACGGCAAGCGCTACCTCGACATGTTCACCTTCTTCGCCTCCTCGGCGCTGGGGATGAACCACCCGGCACTCGCCGACGACGAGCAGTTCCGGGCGGAGCTGCTGCAGGCCGCTGTCAACAAGCCGTCCAACTCCGACGTCTACACCGTGCCGATGGCGCGGTTCGTCGAGACGTTCGCCCGCGTACTCGGCGACCCGGCCCTGCCGCACCTGTTCTTCGTCGACGGCGGCGCCTTGGCCGTGGAGAACGCCCTCAAGGTCGCTTTCGATTGGAAGAGCAGGCACAACGAGGCACGCGGTATCGATCCCGAGCTGGGCACCCGGGTGCTGCATCTGCGCGGCGCCTTCCACGGCCGCAGCGGTTACACGCTGTCGCTGACCAACACCGACCCGAACAAGGTGGCCCGCTTCCCCAAGTTCGACTGGCCGCGGATCGACGCGCCCTACCTGCGGCCCGGAGCCGATATGGCCGCCCTCGAAGCGGAGTCGCTGCGACAGGCCCGGGCAGCGTTCGACGCCCACCCCCACGACATCGCCTGTTTCATCGCCGAACCCATTCAGGGGGAGGGGGGCGACCGGCACTTCCGGCCGGAATTCTTCGCCGCCATGCGCGAGCTCTGCGACGAGTTCGACGCGCTGATGATCGCCGACGAGGTGCAGACCGGGTGCGGGATCACCGGCACCGCCTGGGCCTACCAGCAGCTGGGCTTCGCCCCGGACGTCGTCGCGTTCGGCAAGAAGACCCAGGTGTGCGGCATCATGGCCGGCCGCCGCGTCGACGAGGTGCCCGACAACGTCTTCGCCGTCAGCTCCCGGATCAATTCCACCTGGGGTGGCAACCTGGTCGACATGGTGCGCTCTCGGCGCATCCTGGAGGTGATCGAGGCGGACGGTCTGCTGACGCACACCGCCCAGATGGGGGCATACCTGCTGGCGGCGCTGCAGGAGTTGGCTCGGGAGCTGCCCGGCGTCGTGCGCGACGTGCGCGGTCGGGGGCTGATGTGCGCGTTCAGCATGCCGACCGCCGCCGAGCGCGACGCACTGCTGGCTGCGTTGTGGGACCGTGGCGTGATCATGCTCGGCAGCGGCACCGACACCGTGCGTTTCCGTCCCGCGCTCACGGTGACGACGGCCGAACTGGACCGTGCGGTCGCCGCCGTCCGGGAGGTATTGAGCTCCGCGGTCTAGCATTTCCGGTATGCGGCTGCCGGTGGTGCTTGTCGGAATGGCGGCGGTGCTGCTCGCCGGATGCGCGCACACCGTTGCCGGAACCGCGGTGTCCGACCCGGCGCAGGGTATCCAGCCGCTGCGTGCCGACGACACCGACCAGGTGATGATCAGTCCCACGCAATTGCGGGAGATCGTCGGCGTGAAGCTGCAGACCGACGCGGACCAGGCCAGGCCCATTCCCGGTGCATCGGCCGTCCCGGCCTGCTCGGCACTGGATGCCGCCGGGATGGCGGCCTTCCTCGGTGACAAGTGGTCCGGCTTTCACGTGATGCTGTTCACCGACGGTGACAAGCATGATCATGTGGTGGCCGAGGCTGTTGCCGTGTACCCCGACGCGCGCTCTGCTGCAACACAATTCGGCGTCGGCACCCAGAGTGCGAAAGCGTGCGACGGGCAACGGGCACTGAGCATCGGCGGGGACGCGGCGTGGAAGTTCACCGTCCCCGAGATCAATTCTGACACCGTGCGATGGAGTAAGTCGCAGTTGGCGATCCCGTTCGACTGGACCTGCTACGGGGAAGCCCGGCTGCGCAACAACGCGATCGTGCAGGCGATGGCCTGTCAGGGTGACGATGGCGGCCAGGTGGCGGTCACCACGATGACCGACCGGATGTCGGCGACGGTGTGGGAGCTGTCAGGCCGCTGAGCGCACGCCAGACCCGCGCCGGTGTCATCGGCAGGCTCCGAAGCCGGGCCCCGCAGGCGTCGGCGATCGCATTGGCCAGTGCCGGTGCCACCGGGTTGTAGGGCGACTCACTCATCGACTTCGCGCCCAGCGGTCCGAGCTCGTCGACGGTGTCGGCGAAGTACACCTCCGTGACCGGCACGTCGGCCAGTTGCGGAATGTGGTAGTTGCGCAACGCATCTGTGGTGACCGCACCGTCCGGGCCCACCCGCATCTCTTCGAACAACGCCGAGCCGATGGCTTGGGCGGCACCGCCCTCGACCTGTCCGCGGCACTGTTCGGGGTTGATCACCACACCCGCGTCGGCGGACTGGATCGATTGCAGGATCCGGACCTGCCCGGTCTCGGTGTTGACCGCCACCCGAAACGCGTGCACGTTGAACGCCACCGAGCGCGGTGAGCCGTCGTGGCGGCCGGTCGCCGCCAGCGGTCCGCGTTCGAGCAGATCGGCGAACCCGACGAACCGCGGCCCGCACTGCACACCGTGCGGACCCAGTGTGCAGGCCGATTCCGGTACCCCGGTGAGCTCGGCCGCGGCGGACACGATCGACTGCTGCAGGTGCCGGCACGCCTGCAACACGGCGCTGCCCGCCACCACGGTGCCGGCCGAGCCGAAGGCGCCAGTGTCGTGGCCGGTGGCATCGGTATCGGACTGGCGCAAGTCGACGCGGTCGCAGGTGGTGGCCAGCGCGGTCGCCGCCACCTGGGTGTGAACGGTCGACGTGCCGTTGCCGAATTCGGCGGTGCCCACCGAAACCGTATATCTGCCTTCGTGATTGACCGTCACCGAAGCTTCCGCCAGGTGTCCGCGGGGCGGGATGGTGGCGATCATCGCGACGGCCATACCTTCACCCACCCGCCACGCCGCCCCCGGTGGAGGCTCGACGCCGTTGCCGCGCCGTAGCGCCGCCTGAGCCAAGTCCAGACACTGGTCCAGGCCGTAGCTGCCGAAGGTGAGGTCGTCGGAGACCACATGCCAGTCGACGAAGTCGTCACCGGGCACGACCACGTTGCGGCGGCGAAGGTCGAACGGGTCGATACCCAGCTGAGCCGCCACCTCGTCGAGGGCGCACTCGATAGCGAAGATCACCTGGCCAAGGCCGTAGCCCCGGAAGGCGCCGGACGGCAGGTGATTGGTGTACACCGCCTGCGCGTCGACCTTCTTGTTGGGGCAGCGGTACACCGACAACGACTCCCCGCAACTGTGAAAGAGCACGCCCACACTGTGATTGCCGTACGCGCCCGCGTCGGTCAGGACGTCGACCGCCAGTGCGGTCAACACCCCGTCCGCTCCGGCGGCGACGGTCACATCCACCCGGTAGGGATGCCGGCACGGGGCGATGGTGAATTGGTCGCTTCGGCTGAACTCATAGCGCACCGGGCGGCCCAACCGCAGCACCGCCAGAGCCACGATGTCCTCGGTGAGCATCTCCTGTTTGGCGCCGAACCCACCGCCAACCCGGGCGGTGAAGACCTGGACGTCCTCCCGTGGCAGCCCGAAGAGGTGACACAGCTCGTCGCGCACCAGGAACGGTACTTGCGTGGAGCTACGAATCACCAAGCGGCCATGGTCGTCTCGCCATCCGGTGCAGCCGTGCGTCTCCAGGTGGGTGTGCTGCACCCGGGCGGTGGTGTAGCGCCCGGTGACCACCGCGCCACCCGTGGCGCGGGTGGCCTCGAGTGCGGCGCCCACGTCACCGACCTCACCGTGGACCTCGGCGACGATGTTGCGGTTCGGATCGGCGATCCGGGAGTCGGGCGTCTTGTCGCCGTGCAGCAGCGGCGCACCGTCCTGGCGGGCTCGATCCGGGTCGAACACCGCGGGAAGCGGCTCGTAGTCGACGGTTATTGCCCGACAGGCTTTTTCGGCGATCGCCAGGCTGTCGGCGACCACCGCCGCGACCCGCTGACCGACGAAGCGCACCGTATCGTCGAGGATGCGGGTGTCGTCGGGGTCGTCCTCGCGGGCTTCGTGCCGGGCGGTGGAGAACGCCACCGGCGGGCTGTCGCGGTGGGTCAGCACCAGGCGCACCCCCGGAATCGCCTGGGCAACAGAGGTGTCGATCGATACGATGCGTGCGTGCGGCAGCGGGCTGCCGAGCACTGCCAGGTGCAGCAGTGGCTCATCGGGTTCGAAGTCCATGGTGTAGCGCTCGGTTCCGGTGACGACCCGCACCGCGGCGGGCGGGCTCACCGAGCGCCCGACGTCGGCGGCCTGTGCCGGCTTCTCGGTGTTGGTCCGGCCGGCCAGGGCGTCGGTGATCGAGCGGTAACCCGTACAGCGGCATAGGTTTCCCTTGAGCTGCTCGGGCAGGTCAGCCTGCTCGGTCAGTGCCGAGGCGGTGACGATCATCCCGGCAGTGCAGAACCCGCACTGGAAGCCGCCGGCGTCGACGAAGCGGCGCTGGACGGGGTGAAGATCCTCCGGTGTGCCCAGCCCGGCGACCGTGGTGACCTCTCGGCCGTGGGCGCGGTACGCCGGAACGATGCACGAGTGGGCCGGCTCGCCGTCGATCAACACCGAGCAGGCACCGCAATCACCGGCGTCGCAACCCTTCTTGACGTCGAAGTGCCCATGCTCGCGCAGATAGGTGCGCAGGCACTGGCCCGGCCGGGGCTCGTCGTTCTGCTCGATTCCGTTGACCCTGATCATGCGAGCTCCGCCATGACTTGGCGGCCCAACAGCAGCGCCATGGCGCAGCGCCAGTCCGGGTCGCCGTGTGCGTCGTCGGTCCACTGATCGTCGGGAATCCCGGCGTGCGCCGCCCGCAGGTCGTCCTCGGACGGTGGGGCCGGGAAACGCCAGACGTAGGGTCGCACCGTCGCACCGGTCACCGACACGACACAGCGGTCCCCGTCGGTCGCACTGTCGCGCCGGCCGATCACGACGACACCGGATCGCCCGATGGTTGACGGTGCGATCTTGCGGTAGGCGGTCCGCCCCCGCAGGGCCGCCGCGGGCAGGTGTACCGAACGCAGCACCTCGCCGGGTATCAGCCGATTGGTCGCGGCACCGGTGATGAAGTCCACCAACGGCATCCGGTGTTCGGTGCCGTCGGGGCGCCAGATCAGCACGTCACCGTCCAGCGCGCTGCACAGCGAGATCATCGAGCCGGCCGGGAAGGACAGGCAGAGGTTGCCGCCGACGGTGGCGGTCTTCCACACCTTGAACGAGGCTTTCAGTGCACCCGCGCACTCGCGGAACAGCGGCGCTGACGGCCATTGGGGGCGCCGCGATCGAAGCTGCTCCGACAGTGCGGCGATCTGCTCGACTGTGCAAGTCGCGGCGATGTCGATCCCGTTGTCGCTCAGGCAGATCGGCTCCCAGCCCAGGGTGGTGATGTCGACCAGCCTGCGCAGGTGCGGTTGTGGTTCGGAGAACAGCCAGGTGCCACCGGCCAACACCGCGTCACCGGGGCCCAGTGGCCACACGTCGGCGCGCTGTGTGGGGGTGTCGACGACCTCGACCGTGGGGAGATCCACGTCAAGAACCTAATCGCAGCGCCGCCCACCCGCACCCGCAAGCGCAGGAAGGCTCACAGCCAGAGGGGATAATCTTGTTGTTCATGTCCGATGGGCCCACCACTGACGCGGGCGTCGAACACGCCCTGGCCGGCGGGACTCCGCAGCGGGTCGGCTGGTTCCGCTTCTACTTCGCCGACGAACGCTGGGAGTGGTCCCCTGCGGTGGAGCGGATGCACGGCTACGATCCCGGCACGGTGCAGCCGACCACCGAACTGGTGCTGTCGCACAAACATCCCGAGGACTACGGCCAGGTCGCCGCGACGCTGGAGGAGATCCGGCGCACCTCCGGCGCGTTCAGCACCCGTTATCGCATCGTCGACACCCGCGGCGACGTCCACCACATCGTCGCGATCGGAGATCAGCTCACCGATGAGGATGGCACGGTGGTGGGAACCCACGGTTTCTATGTCGACGTCACGCCGAGCTTGCAGCAGGACAAGCAGGACCTGCTCGACGAGGCGGTCGCCGAGATCGCCGAATCGCGAAGCGCCATCGACCAGGCCAAAGGCATGCTCATGGTGGTCTATCGGATCACCGCCGACACCGCGTTCGAGCTGCTGAGGTGGCGGTCCCAGGAGACCAACGTCAAGCTGCGGGTACTCGCCGAGCAGATCGCCACCGACTTTCTGGGTCTGGACTACGACGAAGTGCTGCCGCCGCGGGCCGCCTACGATCATCTGCTGCTCACCGCGCACAGCCGGATACCGGGCTGACATACGCCAAAGGCCCGGCCGAAGCCGGGCCTTTGGTCAGGAGAAAGCTTTACTGGTTGGCCTTCTGGCGCTGCTCGGCGGCCTTCGCCCCGGCGCGGGCGGCCTCGGCCTCAGCTTCCTTCTTCGCGGCGTCGCGCTGTGCTTCGGCCTTGTCCTGCTGCGCTTTGCCCTCGTTGATGAGGTCATTGCGTCCGGTCACCGTGCCAACGGCTTCCTTGGCCTTGCCTTTGACGTCTTCGACGACGCCCTTGATGGCTTCGGCAGGTCCGCTGTTGTTGTTGTCAGACATGTCTTCCTTCGGATCAGTAGCTGCGGATCAGTGAGATCAGCTTTTCCTTGCTGAGTCCGGAATACCCCGAGATTCCGAGTTGCTTCGCCCTCTTCTTGAGCTCGGCGACGGTCCATCCCTCATAGGCGCAGGACCGGCTGGGGCGAAACAAGCGGATGTCGTCGGCACCCGTCGCGTTCGCCATGGCGATGTTCGACACTCCCTACCCCCTTTGCTGAGGATTACCAATTACCTCGCAAAGGCCTGTACCCACCGGCATGCAGGGGTCAAACATCTCCCTGACTAGCGGAGTTCGTCCTGGTCAGGATCGTCGACGACCAGGCGTTGCTCATGCCAGTCTGATTCGTTGCTCTCCAGGGGCCGCTCGGAGATGTCCGGGGGTGTGGGCTCGACCACATCCTGGCGCTGTTCGACGGCATCGGCCACGGGCACCTCGTCGGGAATCGAATCGCTCATCGATCGCCAACATACCCGTGACTGTGCACCTGTTTCACTGACACCAGGGCGGGTATCGCGGTGGCCATGACGTCATTGTGGCTCGACCGCGCCCAGGATCACCGAACCACGACTGCCGAGGTTCCCAATGCCGAGGTGGCCGTCGTCGGGGCGGGGATCACGGGCTTGGTGACGGCGGTTCTGCTGGCGCGTGGCGGCAAGCGGGTGGTGGTCATCGAAGCCCGGTCACCCGGTGCGGTCACGACCGGCAACACCACCGCCAAAGTCAGCCTGCTGCAGGGCACCCGGTTGTCGAGCATCTCCCAGCGGCACTCGATGGACCTGGTCCGCCAGTACGTGGAAGGCAACGCCGAAGGGCAGGCCTGGTTGGCGCAGTACTGCTCAGAGCGCGGGGTTGACCTACAGCGCGAGGACGCCTATACCTACGCTCAGTCCGATCGCGGATTGCCCTCGGCCCGAGCCGAATTCGAGGCGGCGCGAGCGGCGGGTCTGGGTGTGGAATGGGTGGACCGGCTGGACGTCCCGGTCCCGTTCGCCGGCGGGGTGCGGCTGGCCGGCCAGATCCAGTTCGACCCGATGCCGTTCCTCGACGCCCTGATCGCCGAACTGCACGACCGCGGCGGCCGGCTGATCACCGGTCATCGCGTCTACGCGGCCTCGACGGTGGGTGGCCGGGTGCGACTGGCGCTGCGCGACGGCGACGACGCCGAGCGGATCGCGGAGGCAGACACGTGCGTGCTGGCCACCGGGACCCCGATCCTGGATCGGGGCGCCTTCTTCGCCCGGTTGCATCCCAGCAGGTCCTACTGCGTCGCCTTCGACGTTCCCGGTGCCATTCCGCGGCCGATGATGTTGTCCACCGACGAGCCCAGTCGATCGGTCCGCTACGCGCCCGGCGCCGACGGCGAACGGCTGATCGTCGGAGGGGCGGGACACACCGTGGGTCGCAAGGACAGCCCGCGAACCTCCTACGACGAACTCGTCGGTTGGACCACGCGCTATTTCCCGGGTGCCGAGCCGACCCACTACTGGTCGGCCCAGGACTACGTGGCCGTCGACGAACTGCCCTACGTCGGCCCGCTATTGCCGGGCAGCGACCACTTCTTCGTGGCCACCGGGTTCGCCAAGTGGGGGATGACCAACGGCGTGGCCGCCGGCCTGCTGCTGGCCAAGCGTCTGCTGGGCGGTGAACCCGCCCGCTGGGGGCGGGCCTTCGACAGCTGGAGCGCCCACGAACTCACCGGCATCACCACTGCCATCAAGGCCAACCTCGAGGTCGGTTGGCACCTGGCGGCCGGTTGGGTGACGCCGATCGCCCGGCGGGACGGTCAACTCACCGACGGATCCGGGGTGGTCAGTGGACCGCCCTGGCACATGGCGGCCCGCAGCATCGTCGACGGTGTCGAGCAGTGCGTCTCGCCGGTGTGCACCCACCTCGGCGGCGTGCTGGCCTGGAACGATGCCGAGAAGTCATGGGACTGTCCGCTGCACGGTTCGCGCTTCAGCCCGGACGGCGCCGTGCTGGAAGGTCCTGCCAGCCGCAGCCTGTCGCGATGAGCCTTGCGGGCGCAACGTTTGACCGGGTAACCCCCGGGTACGCCCCGTTCAGACGGAGGAGGAAACGCGGTGAGGATTGCGATGATCTCCGCTCACGCCAGTCCGCTGGCGGCCACGGAGGGAGTCGATGTCGGCGGTCAGAGTGTCCGCGTCGCTGCACTGTCGGCGGCGCTGGCCCGGCGCGGCCACGAGGTCACGGTCTACACCCGACGCGACGACCCGAAGCTGCCCGACCGTGTTCGCGGCACGCAGGGCTACACGGTGGTGCACGTGCCCGCCGGGCCGCCCCGCGCACTGCGCAGGGACTCGACGTTGGAGTACCTGAGCGACTTCGCCGACTATCTCGACGCGCAATGGGCCCAACGACGGCCGGATGTGGCCCACGCCCACTTCTGGATGTCTGGGCTTGCCTCCCTCCTGGCGGCGCGCAAGAGGGATGTCCCGACTGTGCAGACGTTCTACACCCTCGCTTCGCTCGAGGACGGTGCCGGCGTGGCCCGGGATGTCACCCCGGAGGCACGGTTCAAGATGGAGCCGCTGGTGGCCAAACAGTCCACCTGGGTGACTGCGACGTCCACCGACGAGGTTTTCCGACTGATCCGGCTCGGGCGTTCTCGATCACGGATATCGGTGGTGCCGTGTGGCGTAGACCCCGACAGATTCACCACTGCCGGTCCGGCGGCCGACCGGAAGGACAACGTGCGTCGAATTCTCTCGGTGGGAAAGTTGGCTCCCCGAAAAGGTTTTGACGCCATGATCGCCGCCCTGCCGTTGATACCTGATGCCGAGTACGTCGTCGTCGGCGGCCCGCCGGCACGGCAGCTCGATACCGACCACGAAGTGATCCGGTTGCGGGCGTTGGCAGATCGGATGGGCGTGAGTGATCGAGTGACCTTCACCGGTGCGGTCGCCCACGCCGATATGCCTGCCTTGTTCCGGTCCGCCGACGTCGTCACCTGCACTCCGAGTTATGAACCCTCTGGCATGGCGCCGTTGGAGGCCATGGCGTGTGGTGTGCCGGTGGTCGCGTCCGCCGTGGGCGGGATGCGTGACACGATCGTTCATGACGTCACTGGTCATCTGATCGCTCCCGGGCGGCACAGGGAACTCGCGGAAGCCGTATCGATGTTGCTGCGCGATGGGTTTCTGCGCCGCAGCTTTGGCTTGGCCGGCCGCGACCGGGTCTGTGCCCGCTACTCCTGGGACCGCATCGCCACCGACACACTCAGGGTGTACGAGAAGGTCGGCAGTGGCCATACCAGCCGAGCGCAGCTACCCGTTGGCTGACCAGACGCGTGGTGTCCTGCGTAACAATGTGGCCTCACCAGGTTTGACGCACTCGTGACGACGGGTATCACAGGCCCACCATGATGACGACACTCGCACCGAGTACCCGGCCGACCGGAACGCCACACGATCATGGATAGCCCAACCCTGTACTGGAGTAGTGTCGGGGCGACCGTGCCGGGAGGCCAGATGACGGATGGCGAGAGCCAAGGCAGCGCGCATCAGCGAAGCGCAGGCGCTGTCGAATTCAGGATCGGCGCGCGGGTGGAGAACCTCGCCGTGCTGCGGACATTGATCGGTGCGGTCGGAACCTTCGAGGATCTCGATTTCGACGCGGTCGCCGATCTGCGGCTCGCTGTCGACGAGGCCTGTACGCGGCTCATCCGATCGGCCGCCCCCAACGCCACGCTGGTGATCGTGGTCGATCCGCGTGACGACGTCGTCGTGGTGGAGGCCTCCACCGAGTGTGACACCTACGACGTGGTCACCCCCGGTAGCTTCAGCTGGCACGTGCTGAGCTCGCTGACCGACGACGTGCAGACATTCCACAACGGTCACGAGCCCACTGGCGACGGGCAGATCTTCGGCATCACTCTGACCACGAGGCGGGCAGGCTCCGCGAAGTGAGTCCCCGATCGGCCAATAGTTCGTCGCCCCGGACGAATTCCGAGTATGCCGACGTCCCGGACATGTTCCGGGAGCTGGCGACGCTGCCGGCGGACTCCCCGGAGTTCCAGCGCCAGCGTGACCGGATTGTCCAGCGGTGCCTGCCGCTGGCCGACCACATCGCCCGTCGATTCGATGGTCGTGGCGAGCCGCGCGACGACCTCGTCCAGGTAGCCCGCGTCGGTCTGGTCAATGCCGTGATCCGGTTCGACGTCGAAACCGGTTCGGACTTCGTGTCCTTCGCGGTGCCGACCATCATGGGTGAAGTTCGACGGCACTTCCGGGACAACAGCTGGTCGGTGAAGGTGCCCCGGCGGCTCAAGGAATTGCACCTGCGACTGGGCGCGGCCACATCCGAACTGTCCCAGCGATTGGGCCGGGCGCCGACCGCCAGCGAGCTGGCCGAAGAACTCGAGATGGACCGGGAAGAGGTCATCGAGGGCCTGGTCGCGGGTAGCTCCTACAACACGCTGTCGATCGACAGCGGCGGCGGCGGCGGTGACGACGATGCCCCCGCGATCGCCGACACCCTGGGGGATGTGGACACCAGCCTCGATCAGATCGAGAACCGGGAAGCGCTGCGGCCGCTACTCGCAGCGCTTCCGGAACGCGAGCGAACCGTGCTGTTGCTGCGATTCTTCGAATCGCTGACCCAAACTCAGATCGCCGAGCGGGTCGGGATCTCCCAGATGCACGTGTCGCGGTTACTGGCTAAATCGCTAGCTCGGCTCCGGGACGAGCTGCAGTAGCCTGCGGGGCTCGCCGTCGAGCAGCGTGATGGCTTCCGGCACGGTGCCTGCGACCGGCAGGACCTTGTCCCGATCGCAGACCCGCAGCAGCCTGGCTACTGCTTCGCCGGAGACCAGCGCCCACCGGGCGCCGGAGTGTGCACAGCGCACATTGATCGTGTGCAAGGCCGAAAAACCGGCGGTACCAAAGAATTCCAGCGTGCTCAGGTCCAAGACCAGGCGCACGCCATCGGCGGCTGACTGCTCGACATACGCGGCGAACTCGACCGAGTTCGACGCATCGAGCTCACCGGAGACGGTGACGATGCCGACGGCCGGATCCGGCCAGTGGGTAGTGAAGCGGGCGGCGTGGCAATCAACGGACTGCTGTGCAGCCGAACGCTCCGGACGATCTGTTCCTAATACAGGCATGGTGACTCCATCAGTCGAAGGATTCGTACTGTGGATCACGTCAAGGTGGTTACCCGTGGGTGTAGGGAGTTGGTGCCTTCCCACACGTCAATGACGTTGTTTCCGGGCGGCTGTTAACTCAACCTGTTCTCGACCCTACTCCGGATGCCCGGCGAAAGACAGCCGAAGCGGCACATCGTCACTTCTGCCCGTTTCCGAAATTGACCCTCTGGTAAGTGGCTAGGG is a window from the Mycolicibacterium anyangense genome containing:
- a CDS encoding PAS and ANTAR domain-containing protein, whose amino-acid sequence is MSDGPTTDAGVEHALAGGTPQRVGWFRFYFADERWEWSPAVERMHGYDPGTVQPTTELVLSHKHPEDYGQVAATLEEIRRTSGAFSTRYRIVDTRGDVHHIVAIGDQLTDEDGTVVGTHGFYVDVTPSLQQDKQDLLDEAVAEIAESRSAIDQAKGMLMVVYRITADTAFELLRWRSQETNVKLRVLAEQIATDFLGLDYDEVLPPRAAYDHLLLTAHSRIPG
- the mbp1 gene encoding microaggregate-binding protein 1; the protein is MSDNNNSGPAEAIKGVVEDVKGKAKEAVGTVTGRNDLINEGKAQQDKAEAQRDAAKKEAEAEAARAGAKAAEQRQKANQ
- a CDS encoding glycosyltransferase, translated to MRIAMISAHASPLAATEGVDVGGQSVRVAALSAALARRGHEVTVYTRRDDPKLPDRVRGTQGYTVVHVPAGPPRALRRDSTLEYLSDFADYLDAQWAQRRPDVAHAHFWMSGLASLLAARKRDVPTVQTFYTLASLEDGAGVARDVTPEARFKMEPLVAKQSTWVTATSTDEVFRLIRLGRSRSRISVVPCGVDPDRFTTAGPAADRKDNVRRILSVGKLAPRKGFDAMIAALPLIPDAEYVVVGGPPARQLDTDHEVIRLRALADRMGVSDRVTFTGAVAHADMPALFRSADVVTCTPSYEPSGMAPLEAMACGVPVVASAVGGMRDTIVHDVTGHLIAPGRHRELAEAVSMLLRDGFLRRSFGLAGRDRVCARYSWDRIATDTLRVYEKVGSGHTSRAQLPVG
- a CDS encoding RNA polymerase sigma factor SigF; this translates as MFRELATLPADSPEFQRQRDRIVQRCLPLADHIARRFDGRGEPRDDLVQVARVGLVNAVIRFDVETGSDFVSFAVPTIMGEVRRHFRDNSWSVKVPRRLKELHLRLGAATSELSQRLGRAPTASELAEELEMDREEVIEGLVAGSSYNTLSIDSGGGGGDDDAPAIADTLGDVDTSLDQIENREALRPLLAALPERERTVLLLRFFESLTQTQIAERVGISQMHVSRLLAKSLARLRDELQ
- a CDS encoding Rho termination factor N-terminal domain-containing protein, which produces MANATGADDIRLFRPSRSCAYEGWTVAELKKRAKQLGISGYSGLSKEKLISLIRSY
- a CDS encoding FAD-dependent oxidoreductase; its protein translation is MTSLWLDRAQDHRTTTAEVPNAEVAVVGAGITGLVTAVLLARGGKRVVVIEARSPGAVTTGNTTAKVSLLQGTRLSSISQRHSMDLVRQYVEGNAEGQAWLAQYCSERGVDLQREDAYTYAQSDRGLPSARAEFEAARAAGLGVEWVDRLDVPVPFAGGVRLAGQIQFDPMPFLDALIAELHDRGGRLITGHRVYAASTVGGRVRLALRDGDDAERIAEADTCVLATGTPILDRGAFFARLHPSRSYCVAFDVPGAIPRPMMLSTDEPSRSVRYAPGADGERLIVGGAGHTVGRKDSPRTSYDELVGWTTRYFPGAEPTHYWSAQDYVAVDELPYVGPLLPGSDHFFVATGFAKWGMTNGVAAGLLLAKRLLGGEPARWGRAFDSWSAHELTGITTAIKANLEVGWHLAAGWVTPIARRDGQLTDGSGVVSGPPWHMAARSIVDGVEQCVSPVCTHLGGVLAWNDAEKSWDCPLHGSRFSPDGAVLEGPASRSLSR
- a CDS encoding STAS domain-containing protein, which translates into the protein MIHSTNPSTDGVTMPVLGTDRPERSAAQQSVDCHAARFTTHWPDPAVGIVTVSGELDASNSVEFAAYVEQSAADGVRLVLDLSTLEFFGTAGFSALHTINVRCAHSGARWALVSGEAVARLLRVCDRDKVLPVAGTVPEAITLLDGEPRRLLQLVPEPS
- a CDS encoding anti-sigma factor — translated: MTDGESQGSAHQRSAGAVEFRIGARVENLAVLRTLIGAVGTFEDLDFDAVADLRLAVDEACTRLIRSAAPNATLVIVVDPRDDVVVVEASTECDTYDVVTPGSFSWHVLSSLTDDVQTFHNGHEPTGDGQIFGITLTTRRAGSAK